The Spirochaetaceae bacterium genome window below encodes:
- a CDS encoding prolyl oligopeptidase family serine peptidase, whose amino-acid sequence MSSGGAAMYTGRAGDIPLVWVEPEAAATRTLVIWLPGFSGTKEMMQPYLADLAAAGFVALSFDPYQHGERRIEAQDELVKRVRGNIRRYFWPILAHTAEEVPQVLDWAVQHLGVAEAAGMGGISAGGDTSVVATAVDTRIAAVAAAIATPDWLRPGSFEPPGAPDAAAQACYDRHNPLTNLAAYRHTPAISFQNGAEDRQVPPDGSQRFVAALREELYAHCPERLEVVLHKGVAHEFTAPGWANALAWFRRHLAP is encoded by the coding sequence ATGAGTTCAGGCGGCGCGGCGATGTATACCGGGCGGGCGGGGGATATTCCGCTGGTGTGGGTGGAGCCGGAGGCGGCGGCGACGCGGACGCTGGTGATCTGGCTGCCGGGGTTCAGCGGCACCAAGGAGATGATGCAGCCCTACCTGGCCGACCTGGCGGCGGCGGGATTCGTGGCGCTGAGCTTCGACCCGTACCAGCACGGCGAGCGGCGCATCGAAGCCCAGGACGAGTTGGTGAAGCGGGTACGCGGCAACATCCGCCGGTACTTCTGGCCGATCCTTGCGCACACCGCGGAAGAGGTGCCGCAGGTGCTCGACTGGGCGGTGCAGCACCTCGGCGTGGCCGAGGCGGCCGGCATGGGCGGCATCTCCGCCGGCGGCGACACCTCGGTCGTGGCCACCGCGGTGGACACGCGCATTGCGGCGGTGGCCGCGGCCATCGCCACGCCGGACTGGCTCCGTCCTGGTTCGTTCGAGCCGCCGGGAGCGCCGGATGCGGCGGCGCAAGCCTGCTACGACCGCCACAATCCGCTCACCAACTTGGCGGCGTATCGCCACACCCCGGCGATCAGCTTCCAGAACGGCGCCGAGGACCGGCAGGTGCCGCCCGACGGGAGCCAACGCTTCGTCGCCGCCCTGCGCGAAGAGCTGTACGCGCACTGCCCCGAGCGGCTGGAGGTGGTCCTCCACAAGGGAGTCGCCCACGAGTTCACCGCCCCCGGCTGGGCCAACGCCCTGGCTTGGTTCCGCCGCCACCTCGCACCGTAG